One window of Trinickia caryophylli genomic DNA carries:
- the glcC gene encoding transcriptional regulator GlcC, translated as MVIPVKSRIEEGATRNVADVVAERIEKLIVDGVLKEGQALPSERRLTEKLGVSRSALREGLKLLRARGIIETSHGRGSFVARLASREQTTPMMHLLGSQPRTLYDLFEVRGLLEAESARLAALRGTPADYVLITRRYEEMMAAHGRECDAETHARLDHAFHLAICEASHNPVLVHTLRSLTDLLLSSVFASVNNLYHREAHKRKIDRQHARLYNAVVGKLPELARRAAGEHLRSVGVCLREIEQEEQRLVRSTLRLEGWK; from the coding sequence GTGGTCATACCAGTGAAATCACGCATCGAAGAGGGGGCGACGCGCAATGTCGCCGACGTGGTGGCGGAGCGCATCGAGAAGCTCATCGTCGACGGCGTGCTGAAGGAAGGGCAGGCGCTGCCCTCGGAGCGGCGTCTGACGGAGAAGCTCGGCGTATCGCGCAGCGCGCTGCGCGAGGGGCTCAAGCTGCTGCGTGCGCGCGGCATCATCGAGACGAGCCACGGCCGCGGCTCCTTCGTTGCACGGCTCGCGTCGCGCGAGCAGACCACGCCGATGATGCATCTGCTCGGGTCGCAGCCGCGCACCCTGTACGACTTGTTCGAGGTGCGCGGCCTGCTGGAGGCCGAATCGGCGCGGCTGGCCGCGCTGCGCGGCACGCCGGCCGACTACGTGCTGATCACGCGGCGCTACGAGGAAATGATGGCCGCGCATGGGCGCGAATGCGACGCCGAGACGCACGCGCGGCTCGATCACGCGTTTCATCTGGCCATTTGCGAGGCGTCGCACAATCCCGTGCTCGTGCATACGCTGCGCTCGCTGACCGATCTGCTGCTGAGTTCGGTGTTTGCATCGGTGAACAACCTCTATCACCGGGAGGCGCACAAGCGGAAGATCGATCGGCAGCATGCGCGCTTGTACAACGCGGTGGTGGGCAAGCTGCCGGAGCTTGCGCGGCGTGCCGCAGGCGAGCATCTGCGCAGCGTGGGGGTATGCCTGCGCGAGATCGAGCAGGAGGAGCAGCGCCTCGTGCGCTCGACGCTCAGGCTCGAGGGCTGGAAGTGA
- the ltnD gene encoding L-threonate dehydrogenase produces MSRIVGVIGLGAMGFGVAESLLRAGFTVYGCDLRESARAGFSALGGVACERPSELEPCDVVLTLVVNAEQTEAVLFGEHGAAPALKAGSVVIASATVAPEFAIALGKRIESAGLHMLDAPVSGGAARAASGELTMMTSGSAHAYAACEDVLSAIAAKVYRLGAQHGLGSKVKIVNQLLAGVHIAAAAEAMALGLREGVDAQALYEVITHSAGNSWMFENRVPHILAGDYTPLSAVDIFVKDLGLVLDTARMNKFPLPLSAAAHQMFMMASSAGHGREDDSAVIKIFPGIALPAQAEGAAQ; encoded by the coding sequence ATGTCGAGGATAGTCGGAGTGATCGGGCTTGGAGCCATGGGTTTCGGCGTTGCCGAGTCGCTGCTGCGAGCGGGCTTCACCGTTTATGGCTGCGATCTGCGCGAGAGTGCGCGCGCCGGGTTCTCGGCGCTCGGCGGCGTAGCCTGCGAGCGGCCATCCGAGCTCGAGCCGTGCGACGTCGTGCTGACGCTCGTCGTGAATGCCGAGCAAACCGAGGCCGTGCTCTTCGGCGAACACGGTGCGGCGCCGGCATTGAAAGCCGGCAGCGTCGTGATCGCGAGTGCTACGGTGGCACCCGAATTCGCGATCGCGCTCGGCAAGCGCATCGAGTCGGCCGGCCTGCACATGCTCGATGCTCCGGTGTCGGGCGGCGCGGCTCGCGCTGCGTCGGGCGAACTGACGATGATGACGTCGGGCTCCGCGCACGCCTACGCCGCCTGCGAGGACGTGCTGAGCGCCATTGCGGCCAAGGTCTATCGCCTCGGCGCGCAGCATGGCCTCGGCTCCAAGGTGAAGATCGTCAATCAACTGCTGGCGGGGGTGCACATCGCAGCCGCGGCCGAGGCCATGGCGCTCGGCCTGCGCGAAGGCGTGGACGCGCAGGCACTCTACGAAGTCATCACCCACAGCGCAGGCAATTCGTGGATGTTCGAGAACCGCGTGCCTCATATTCTGGCCGGGGACTATACCCCGCTGTCCGCGGTCGACATCTTCGTCAAGGATCTCGGGCTCGTGCTCGACACGGCACGGATGAACAAGTTTCCGCTGCCGCTGTCGGCCGCGGCGCATCAGATGTTCATGATGGCGTCCAGCGCGGGCCATGGGCGCGAGGACGATTCGGCCGTCATCAAGATATTCCCCGGCATCGCGTTGCCGGCGCAAGCGGAAGGAGCCGCACAATGA
- the glcE gene encoding glycolate oxidase subunit GlcE, translated as MRREFDGADASEALIHAVREAIAKKTPLAIRGGDTKGFLGRPASGAPLDTRAHRGIVSYDPTELVVTARAGTPLAELETALDDAGQMLACEPLVFGPQATVGGMAAAGLSGARRPWAGSVRDFVLGCRVITGHGKHLRFGGEVMKNVAGFDVSRLLAGSFGCLGVITEVSLKVLPKPRAALDLTLEVPAADAIARVAEWRRTGLPLAGACHFDGKLQVRLEGGHGSVEAAQARIGGAVCDGSFWPALRRLKLPFFAGPAPLWRLSLPAAAPLAALPGPVLLDWAGMQRWLKSDAPAHEVRRLARELGGYATCFTPDVTSEPFEPLSAPLERLHRQLKAQLDPHGIFNPGRLYASL; from the coding sequence ATGCGACGCGAATTCGATGGTGCCGACGCGAGCGAAGCGCTCATCCACGCCGTGCGCGAGGCCATCGCGAAGAAGACGCCGCTCGCCATCCGCGGCGGCGATACGAAGGGCTTTTTGGGCCGCCCCGCGAGCGGCGCACCGCTCGATACGCGCGCTCATCGCGGCATCGTCAGCTACGACCCGACCGAGCTCGTCGTGACGGCCCGCGCCGGCACACCGCTCGCCGAACTCGAGACGGCACTCGACGACGCAGGCCAGATGCTCGCCTGCGAGCCGCTCGTCTTCGGGCCGCAAGCGACGGTGGGCGGCATGGCCGCCGCCGGGCTTTCGGGCGCGCGCCGCCCGTGGGCGGGCTCGGTGCGCGACTTCGTGCTCGGCTGCCGCGTGATCACCGGGCACGGCAAGCATCTGCGCTTCGGCGGCGAGGTCATGAAAAACGTCGCGGGCTTCGACGTGTCGCGCCTGCTCGCGGGCAGCTTCGGCTGCCTGGGCGTCATTACCGAGGTCTCGCTGAAGGTTCTGCCGAAGCCGCGCGCCGCGCTCGACCTGACGCTCGAAGTGCCGGCCGCGGATGCCATCGCCCGCGTGGCCGAGTGGCGCCGCACCGGCCTGCCGCTGGCCGGCGCCTGCCATTTCGACGGCAAGCTGCAGGTCAGGCTCGAAGGCGGCCACGGCTCGGTCGAGGCCGCGCAAGCGCGCATCGGCGGCGCAGTCTGCGACGGGTCGTTCTGGCCCGCGCTGCGCCGGCTCAAACTGCCGTTCTTCGCGGGCCCCGCGCCGCTGTGGCGGCTCTCCCTGCCGGCCGCCGCGCCGCTTGCCGCGCTCCCGGGCCCGGTGCTGCTCGACTGGGCCGGCATGCAGCGCTGGCTCAAGAGCGACGCACCGGCGCACGAGGTTCGCCGGCTCGCGCGCGAGTTGGGCGGCTATGCCACCTGCTTCACGCCCGACGTCACCAGCGAGCCGTTCGAGCCGCTTTCGGCGCCGCTCGAGCGGCTGCATCGGCAACTGAAGGCGCAGCTCGATCCGCACGGCATATTCAATCCGGGCCGCCTCTACGCCTCGCTCTAA
- the glcF gene encoding glycolate oxidase subunit GlcF — MQTNLSEEARSIARADEAEAILRACVHCGFCNATCPTYQVLGNELDGPRGRIYLIKQLLEGQPAGASTQTHLDRCLSCRNCETTCPSGVRYHTLLDIGRAELARRTPRPAGQRLVRAALRRVVPEPALFAALFKAGRALRPVLPRQFGDKLRVHRRAALPRPPARHARRMLMLEGCVQPTLAPNTNAAATRVLDRLGISVTPAPEAGCCGATEYHLDAHDAGLARARRNIDAWWPAIEAGAEAIVLTASGCGAFVKEYGELLRGDTAYAAKAQRVSALARDLVEVLSAEPLETLRARGSGRIAVHCPCTLAHAQKLGGAVEAVLRRLGFELTDVADGHLCCGSAGTYSITQPELARTLRDNKLAALEAGGPDAIVTANVGCQHHLNGAKRTPVEHWIELVDASLAP; from the coding sequence ATGCAAACGAATCTCAGCGAAGAAGCGCGCTCGATCGCGCGGGCCGACGAGGCCGAGGCGATCCTGCGCGCCTGCGTGCATTGCGGCTTCTGCAATGCCACCTGTCCCACGTATCAGGTGCTCGGCAACGAGCTCGACGGCCCGCGCGGGCGCATCTATCTGATCAAGCAACTGCTCGAGGGGCAGCCCGCCGGCGCGAGCACCCAGACCCACCTCGACCGCTGCCTCAGTTGCCGCAACTGCGAGACGACGTGCCCCTCGGGCGTGCGCTATCACACGTTGCTCGACATCGGCCGGGCCGAACTGGCCCGGCGCACGCCGCGCCCGGCCGGCCAGCGGCTCGTGCGCGCCGCGCTGCGACGGGTCGTGCCCGAGCCGGCGCTCTTCGCCGCCCTGTTCAAGGCCGGCCGGGCACTGCGCCCAGTGCTTCCTCGCCAGTTCGGCGACAAGCTGCGCGTACACCGGCGGGCCGCCTTGCCGCGGCCGCCCGCGCGCCATGCGCGACGCATGCTGATGCTGGAAGGCTGCGTGCAGCCGACGCTCGCGCCGAATACGAACGCGGCCGCCACCCGCGTGCTCGATCGGCTCGGCATCAGCGTGACGCCGGCGCCCGAGGCCGGCTGCTGCGGTGCGACCGAGTATCACCTCGACGCGCACGACGCCGGGCTTGCGCGCGCCCGGCGTAATATCGACGCCTGGTGGCCGGCGATCGAGGCCGGAGCCGAGGCGATCGTACTGACGGCAAGCGGCTGCGGCGCATTCGTCAAGGAATACGGCGAGCTGCTGCGCGGCGACACCGCTTATGCGGCCAAGGCGCAACGCGTGAGCGCGCTCGCCCGGGATCTGGTGGAAGTGTTGTCGGCCGAACCGCTCGAGACGCTGCGAGCGCGCGGTTCCGGCCGGATCGCAGTACATTGTCCGTGCACGCTCGCCCATGCGCAGAAGCTCGGCGGCGCCGTGGAGGCCGTCTTGCGGCGCCTCGGCTTCGAATTGACGGATGTGGCCGACGGCCACCTGTGCTGCGGCTCGGCGGGCACCTACTCGATCACGCAGCCCGAATTGGCGCGAACGTTGCGTGACAACAAGCTCGCCGCGCTCGAAGCAGGCGGCCCCGACGCGATCGTCACGGCCAACGTCGGCTGCCAGCACCACCTGAACGGCGCGAAGCGTACGCCGGTCGAGCACTGGATCGAGCTCGTCGACGCCAGCCTCGCGCCTTGA
- a CDS encoding FadR/GntR family transcriptional regulator — translation MFEKIPVRSLSETVAQQLLKQIEKGAFAHTGKLPTEAVLAQEFGVSRTVIREAVSRLKNEGVVEPRQGSGVFIAERAAIRPLRIDYAEAVEPGSVLQILALRRAIEAEVASEAAMRRTDADMVAIDAALAKIDAAVTEGEDGVAEDVAFHRAIAIATGNPYFLKTLTFLNQYLEAGTVVTRRNEALRDDFSRQVREEHAAIVAAIRAGDPMAARNAACTHMYNAARRLAEAGIR, via the coding sequence ATGTTCGAGAAGATTCCCGTCCGCTCGCTGAGCGAAACCGTGGCGCAGCAATTGCTCAAGCAGATCGAGAAAGGCGCGTTTGCCCATACCGGCAAGCTGCCGACCGAGGCCGTGCTGGCCCAGGAGTTCGGCGTGAGCCGCACCGTCATTCGGGAGGCGGTTTCGCGTCTGAAGAATGAAGGCGTCGTCGAACCGCGCCAGGGCAGCGGTGTATTCATCGCCGAACGCGCGGCCATTCGGCCCCTGCGTATCGACTATGCGGAGGCGGTCGAACCGGGCTCGGTCCTGCAGATACTGGCGTTGCGGCGGGCAATCGAGGCCGAGGTGGCATCCGAGGCGGCGATGCGTCGCACCGATGCCGACATGGTGGCCATCGACGCGGCGCTGGCGAAGATCGACGCGGCCGTGACCGAAGGCGAAGACGGCGTGGCCGAAGACGTGGCGTTTCATCGCGCCATCGCGATTGCCACCGGCAACCCATACTTCCTCAAGACGCTGACGTTCCTCAATCAGTACCTGGAGGCGGGTACGGTCGTCACGCGCCGCAACGAAGCGTTACGAGACGATTTTTCGCGTCAGGTACGCGAAGAGCACGCGGCGATCGTGGCGGCGATCAGGGCGGGCGACCCGATGGCGGCGCGCAACGCCGCCTGTACGCACATGTACAACGCCGCAAGACGGCTTGCAGAGGCCGGCATTCGCTGA
- a CDS encoding AI-2E family transporter — protein MTQLRTKSLVLGTLLACLIALGIVVLHLFLIPVAWALIIAYVTWPAYAWLRTRLGGRGGISALLMTAFLALAFVIPMFSLMVQLTHETAVFFSGSATYLTDHRQPLLDLVERVPLLGRWLGGFADKITREPSSLGTQLAQWSNQWAAEIAQIAGGIGRNAAKFGFAVFTLFFVYRDGETLLAQVRLAARPFLGARADVYLRAMGAVSRSVVYGIVLTAIAQSALAGIGYWAAGAGAPMFLAILTLIVAFLPFGTPLVWVPVVISLLVAGQTWAAAGLFAWCALVVSWVDNVIRPFIISSAVRMPFLLVMFSVLGGVAAFGMIGIFIGPFVVAMLIAVWREWQAEQLTGAPEQRTGTPERR, from the coding sequence ATGACCCAGCTGCGCACCAAATCCCTCGTGCTCGGCACGCTGCTCGCGTGCCTGATCGCTCTCGGCATCGTGGTATTGCATCTCTTTCTCATTCCCGTCGCCTGGGCACTCATCATCGCGTACGTGACCTGGCCGGCCTATGCGTGGCTGCGCACGCGGCTCGGCGGGCGCGGCGGCATCAGCGCGCTGCTCATGACCGCCTTTCTCGCGCTCGCGTTCGTGATTCCGATGTTCTCCCTGATGGTCCAGCTCACGCACGAAACGGCGGTCTTCTTCAGCGGCTCCGCTACCTATCTGACCGATCACCGCCAGCCACTGCTCGACCTCGTCGAGCGCGTGCCGTTGCTTGGCCGCTGGCTCGGCGGCTTCGCCGACAAGATCACGCGCGAACCTTCCTCGCTCGGCACCCAGCTCGCGCAATGGAGCAATCAATGGGCCGCCGAAATCGCCCAGATCGCGGGTGGGATCGGCCGCAACGCCGCCAAGTTCGGCTTCGCCGTGTTCACGCTCTTTTTCGTCTACCGCGACGGCGAAACGCTGCTCGCGCAAGTGCGGCTCGCGGCACGGCCGTTTCTCGGAGCTCGCGCCGATGTCTACCTGAGAGCAATGGGCGCCGTCAGCCGCTCAGTCGTCTACGGCATCGTGCTCACGGCGATCGCGCAAAGCGCGCTTGCCGGCATCGGCTACTGGGCGGCCGGCGCGGGCGCGCCGATGTTCCTTGCGATCCTCACGCTCATCGTCGCCTTTCTGCCCTTCGGCACGCCGCTCGTCTGGGTGCCCGTCGTCATCAGCCTTCTCGTGGCGGGCCAGACCTGGGCCGCCGCGGGCCTGTTCGCCTGGTGCGCGCTCGTGGTCAGTTGGGTCGACAACGTGATCCGCCCATTCATCATCAGCAGCGCCGTGCGCATGCCGTTTCTGCTCGTCATGTTCAGCGTGCTCGGCGGCGTGGCGGCCTTCGGGATGATCGGCATCTTCATCGGCCCCTTCGTGGTGGCGATGCTGATCGCCGTCTGGCGCGAATGGCAGGCCGAGCAGCTCACCGGGGCTCCCGAGCAGCGCACGGGCACGCCCGAGCGCCGTTAG
- the glcD gene encoding glycolate oxidase subunit GlcD, with product MNFKYDERIDGALPPVDRDALIEALERLCPGMQVLHEPEHVRPFECDGLSAYRTVPLCVVLPETVEQVAAVLKLAAARGIPVVARGAGTGLSGGALPLEKGILLVMSKFKRIVAIDPVAGIARVEPGVRNLAISQAAAPHGLYYAPDPSSQIACSIGGNVAENAGGVHCLKYGLTVHNILNVDILTIDGERMTLGAESLDSPGFDLLALFTGSEGMLGVVVEVTVKLLPKPQCAKMLMASFNDVETAGKAVAGIIGAGIIPGGLEMMDNLAIRAAEDFIHAGYPVDAEAILLCELDGAEIDVDEDIAHVSQLLRAAGAANVTVAKDEAERLRLWAGRKNAFPAVGRLSPDYYCIDGSIPRRELARVLRGIAALSSEYGLRVANVFHAGDGNMHPLILFDANQPGELARTEALAGKILELCVAVGGSITGEHGVGREKINQMCVQFTSDEIEFFHAVKAAFDPAQLLNPGKNIPTLHRCAEFGAMHVHHGQLPFPELERF from the coding sequence ATGAATTTCAAATACGACGAAAGGATCGACGGCGCGCTGCCGCCCGTCGACCGCGACGCGCTCATCGAAGCGCTTGAACGCCTCTGCCCGGGTATGCAGGTTCTGCACGAGCCCGAGCATGTCCGCCCCTTCGAATGCGACGGCCTGTCCGCCTACCGCACCGTCCCGCTGTGCGTGGTATTGCCTGAAACGGTCGAGCAGGTCGCGGCCGTACTGAAACTGGCGGCGGCGCGCGGCATACCGGTGGTCGCGCGCGGCGCGGGTACCGGCCTTTCGGGCGGCGCACTGCCGCTCGAGAAAGGCATCCTGCTCGTCATGTCGAAGTTCAAACGCATCGTGGCCATCGACCCCGTGGCCGGCATCGCCCGCGTGGAGCCCGGCGTGCGCAACCTCGCGATTTCGCAGGCGGCGGCGCCCCACGGGCTCTATTACGCGCCCGATCCGTCGTCGCAGATCGCCTGCTCGATCGGCGGCAACGTCGCGGAGAATGCGGGCGGCGTGCATTGCCTCAAATACGGCCTCACCGTCCACAACATCCTCAACGTCGACATCCTCACGATCGACGGCGAGCGGATGACGCTCGGCGCAGAGTCGCTCGACAGCCCCGGCTTCGATTTGCTCGCGCTCTTCACGGGCTCCGAGGGCATGCTCGGCGTAGTCGTGGAAGTGACGGTCAAGCTGCTGCCGAAGCCGCAGTGCGCGAAGATGCTGATGGCCAGCTTCAACGACGTCGAAACCGCCGGCAAGGCCGTCGCCGGGATCATCGGCGCGGGCATCATCCCGGGCGGGCTCGAGATGATGGACAACCTTGCGATCCGCGCAGCCGAGGACTTCATTCATGCGGGGTATCCGGTCGACGCGGAAGCCATTCTGCTGTGCGAGCTCGATGGCGCCGAAATCGACGTCGACGAAGACATCGCGCACGTAAGCCAGCTCTTGCGCGCGGCGGGTGCGGCCAACGTCACCGTAGCGAAAGACGAAGCCGAACGCCTGCGCCTGTGGGCCGGACGCAAGAATGCGTTCCCGGCGGTCGGCCGCCTGTCGCCCGACTACTACTGCATCGACGGCTCGATCCCGCGCCGCGAACTCGCGCGCGTGCTGCGCGGCATCGCGGCGCTGTCGAGCGAGTACGGGCTGCGCGTCGCCAACGTGTTTCATGCCGGCGACGGCAACATGCATCCGCTGATTCTGTTCGATGCCAACCAGCCGGGGGAACTGGCCCGCACCGAAGCGCTGGCCGGCAAGATCCTCGAGCTCTGCGTCGCGGTGGGCGGCAGCATCACGGGCGAGCACGGCGTGGGCCGCGAAAAGATCAATCAGATGTGCGTGCAGTTCACGAGCGACGAAATCGAGTTCTTCCATGCGGTGAAGGCGGCCTTCGATCCCGCCCAGTTGCTCAACCCCGGCAAGAACATTCCTACGCTGCATCGCTGCGCCGAATTCGGCGCCATGCACGTGCATCACGGCCAATTGCCGTTTCCCGAACTGGAGCGTTTCTGA
- a CDS encoding cation-translocating P-type ATPase, producing the protein MSTPWHTLDAAAVAAQLRTDEAHGLDSAEARRRLDAAGPNDIATAERRSALSLFAAQFADFMVLVLLAAAVLSFAVGDTNDALVVIAIVLVDAIVGFAQDLGAERAIAGLRRLAAPKATVVRDGRPAIVDAAALVPGDLVVLEAGATVPADLRLVEAPQLRTAEAALTGEAAPIDKTTASLGDESLPLADRLNMAYRGTTVAYGRARGIAVATGMDTELGHLAALIKSAPRTRTPLQARLARFGRQLALAVLAICALVFVAGLARGEPLLPMLLTAVSLAVAAIPEALPAVVTVMLALGARTMARHAALVRRLPAVETLGSVSCICTDKTGTLTCNDMRVVELCAAGGPRIAAGPVGNDETLAALLHASALCNDAGYDEQGKPIGDPTEIALLRAAADAGIDKRAIGRTTPRRMEYAFDSERKRMTTLHADGDAFIAYTKGAPEAVLARCASGPGGTRLSAGQMISTAEAMAADGLRVLALARRRWPALPDARCTAEEVEQALELIGFVGMIDPPRPEVPDAVAKCKAAGIRTVMITGDHPVTARAIARAIGLLDAAHDGPDAVMTGRELAASTDAELRRRIERIAVFARVDPAQKIRIVEALRGEGRYVAMTGDGVNDAPALARADIGVAMGRGGTDVAREAASVVLLDDNFATIVAAVEEGRRLFANVRKFVRYVLTCNSAELMVVALAPFMGLPVPLLPIHILWINLVTDGLPGLALAAEPAEPDIMRRPPRHAREQRLTHGMGWQIAGGGILMAAVTLLTQAWALETGHAHWQTMTFTVLALAQMAHLLAVRSERPLFSTGRPRANPLLAGAVALTVVLQLAVVYVPALNPIFRTAPLSAGELLASFALAGIVFLAVEFEKRILRHARHRATPPATHPPDPA; encoded by the coding sequence ATGAGCACGCCGTGGCACACGCTCGACGCGGCGGCCGTCGCCGCGCAACTTCGCACCGACGAAGCGCACGGCCTCGATTCGGCCGAGGCTCGCCGCCGCCTCGACGCGGCCGGCCCGAACGACATTGCCACAGCCGAACGGCGCAGCGCGCTTTCGCTGTTCGCCGCGCAGTTCGCCGATTTCATGGTGCTCGTGCTGCTCGCGGCGGCCGTACTCTCGTTCGCCGTCGGCGACACCAACGACGCACTCGTCGTCATCGCGATCGTTCTCGTCGATGCCATTGTCGGCTTCGCGCAGGACCTCGGCGCCGAACGCGCCATTGCGGGCCTTCGGCGACTCGCCGCGCCAAAGGCAACGGTCGTGCGCGATGGCCGGCCTGCGATCGTCGATGCAGCCGCCCTCGTGCCCGGCGACCTCGTCGTGCTCGAAGCGGGCGCCACGGTACCGGCCGACCTGCGCCTAGTCGAAGCGCCGCAGTTGAGAACCGCCGAAGCGGCCCTCACCGGCGAGGCGGCGCCCATCGACAAGACCACAGCCTCCCTCGGCGACGAAAGCTTGCCGCTCGCCGATCGTCTTAACATGGCCTACCGCGGCACGACCGTCGCCTACGGGCGGGCGCGCGGCATTGCCGTCGCAACCGGCATGGACACGGAGCTCGGCCACCTTGCCGCTCTGATCAAATCGGCACCGCGCACGCGCACGCCGCTGCAGGCCCGCCTCGCCCGCTTCGGTCGCCAGCTGGCGCTCGCCGTGCTCGCGATTTGCGCGCTCGTCTTCGTCGCCGGCCTCGCTCGCGGCGAACCGCTGCTGCCCATGCTGCTGACGGCCGTCAGCCTCGCTGTTGCAGCGATCCCCGAAGCCCTTCCCGCCGTCGTCACCGTCATGCTCGCGCTCGGCGCGCGCACCATGGCGCGCCATGCGGCGCTCGTGCGCAGGTTGCCGGCCGTCGAAACGCTCGGCTCGGTCAGTTGCATCTGTACCGACAAGACGGGCACACTGACCTGCAACGACATGCGCGTGGTCGAGTTGTGCGCCGCCGGAGGGCCGCGTATCGCGGCGGGCCCGGTCGGCAACGACGAAACGCTCGCCGCACTGCTTCACGCCTCGGCATTGTGCAACGACGCCGGCTACGACGAACAAGGCAAGCCGATCGGCGATCCCACTGAGATCGCGCTGCTGCGCGCAGCCGCGGATGCGGGCATCGACAAGCGCGCGATCGGACGAACCACGCCGCGCAGAATGGAATACGCGTTCGACTCCGAGCGCAAGCGGATGACCACGCTGCATGCCGATGGCGATGCCTTCATCGCCTACACCAAAGGCGCGCCCGAAGCCGTGCTGGCCCGGTGCGCATCCGGGCCGGGCGGCACCCGTTTGTCCGCCGGGCAGATGATCTCGACCGCCGAAGCGATGGCCGCCGACGGGCTGCGGGTACTGGCCCTGGCTCGCCGCCGCTGGCCAGCCCTTCCCGACGCGCGATGCACCGCCGAGGAGGTCGAGCAGGCGCTCGAATTGATCGGTTTCGTCGGCATGATCGATCCGCCTCGCCCCGAGGTGCCCGACGCGGTGGCGAAGTGCAAGGCGGCGGGCATCCGGACAGTCATGATCACGGGAGACCATCCCGTCACCGCCCGGGCGATCGCCCGCGCGATCGGGCTGCTCGATGCCGCGCACGACGGTCCCGATGCGGTAATGACGGGCCGGGAGCTGGCCGCGTCGACCGATGCGGAGCTGCGCCGGCGAATCGAGCGGATCGCCGTGTTCGCGCGCGTCGACCCGGCACAAAAGATCCGCATCGTCGAAGCGTTGCGTGGAGAGGGGCGCTATGTCGCGATGACGGGCGACGGCGTCAACGATGCGCCGGCGCTCGCGCGCGCCGACATTGGCGTGGCCATGGGCCGCGGCGGCACGGACGTTGCGCGTGAAGCCGCGAGTGTCGTACTGCTCGACGACAACTTCGCGACGATCGTCGCGGCCGTCGAGGAAGGCCGGCGCCTCTTCGCCAACGTGCGCAAGTTCGTTCGCTACGTGCTCACTTGCAACTCGGCGGAGCTGATGGTGGTCGCCCTCGCCCCGTTCATGGGGCTGCCGGTGCCGTTGCTGCCGATCCACATCCTCTGGATCAATCTCGTCACCGACGGGCTGCCCGGGCTCGCGCTCGCCGCCGAACCGGCCGAGCCCGACATCATGCGGCGCCCGCCACGCCACGCGCGCGAGCAGCGGCTCACGCACGGTATGGGCTGGCAGATTGCGGGGGGCGGCATCCTCATGGCCGCCGTGACGTTACTCACCCAGGCATGGGCGCTCGAGACCGGCCACGCGCACTGGCAGACAATGACGTTCACCGTGCTGGCGCTCGCGCAGATGGCGCATCTGCTTGCGGTCCGCTCCGAACGGCCGTTGTTCTCGACGGGCCGACCGCGGGCGAACCCGCTGCTTGCGGGCGCGGTCGCGCTGACGGTGGTCTTGCAGTTGGCGGTCGTCTACGTACCAGCGCTCAACCCCATATTCAGGACGGCGCCGCTGTCCGCCGGCGAACTGCTCGCCTCATTCGCGCTCGCGGGCATCGTCTTCCTGGCCGTCGAGTTCGAGAAGCGGATACTGCGGCACGCGCGCCATCGCGCCACGCCGCCGGCCACGCACCCGCCCGATCCCGCTTGA